The DNA sequence CCTCACCCCTCTGCCCTCCCACGGCTTACACAGCCTTTTTGCCTCAGCCTTTTTGCCTCAGCCTTTTTGCCTTAGACATGTAAGGTGTCAGGAGAAAGCCGGTGGTCCTGGGTGACAGGGTTTGTGGGTGGGGGGGGAGCAGATGTGTGGAGATAAGCTTACAGGCCCTCAAACATATCACCAGTACGTCTTCAGTTTCACCCTGAATGTCTGTCCAGTCAGAGGTCAACACTTTAAATAGACCAGAAGGAATGCTGAAGGATAGACAATTGTAACACCTAGTCCACAAAAAGTTGTTTTGTTTAGTAGCTAGAGGCGACAGGGCCTTCCAGGTGATAGTCATGCGGAGCATAGCAACCTGCACACTGTGTGGAAGCTAATGACACTCAGCTGTGTCACACAAGGTGATCAATTACACCCTTAAAAACTCAGAGACCTTTACCAACAGGCTGGCCTGAATAAAGATGTCTGAGTGTtttcctcctccctatcctccacttcctccctcctccgctTCCCTCTCCTccgcttcccctctcctctctctcctccgcttCCCCTCCTCCGCTTCCCCTCTCCTCCGCTTCCCCTCTCCTccgcttcctctctctcctccacttcctctctctcctccacttcctccctctcctccgcttaccctctcctccctcctcctccctctcctctgcttcccctctcctccctctcctctgcttcccctctcctccctctcctctgcttcccctctcctccctctcctctgcttcccctctcctccctccctcctcctcttcctccttcctccgcttcctctctcctccgcttcctcctctcctccacttcctccctcctccgcttccctctcctcctccctctcctccacttcctctccctctcctccgcttcctctctcctcctcttcctccccctcctcctcctctgcttgtCCTCTCACTAAACTAACTGTGTGTTAGTTCATCCAGCCCTCTAATATTAGTTGTGTTACCAGGGAATGGATGGTCCAGAGGCCTACATCGCTACCCAGGGTCCTCTACCCAACACTGTCATCGACTTCTGGAGAATGAACTGGGAGTACAGTGTAGccgtgagtctctctctctcacacacacacacacacacacacacacacacacacacacacacacacacacacacacatatatacacacacacacacacacacacacacacacacacacactgagacacacacatatatacacacacatatatacacacacacacacacacacacactggagacacacacacactgagacacacacacactgagacacacacacactgagacacacacacatgtatacatatacacacactgtttTTGCCACTGCTCTCTGAGACTTTAATTCCTAGGAAGCGCTGTTTGTTAATGTGTTTATAACATATGCTGTGTGTCAGGTTTATTACCATGTGATGGAACAGAATACAGACATTGGAATGTCCATTTTTCTAGCATGATGTAAATTGAAAACCTTTCCGCTTCTTATGTCGCAGGTCATCGTAATGGCATGTCGAGAATTCGAGATGGGAAGGGTAAGAGTTTGGTCCTGAAGCCGTCCATATGGTATTATACTATAGTAATATGAAAGAACCACTTTCACTGTTGATTTGACAGGAAGAGCCCTTCAGTGTCTGGAGTAAGATATTTCTGTTGATAATACTGAAGGGTTTTCATATCTCCCTCTTTCATACGTGTttgatagagatagagagttTCATATGTTGTTTTGTGGAGAATGTGGTTTAGGCTTTGAAACGCAAACCTGTCTTTTTCCTATTTTCTGTTAGAAAAAGTGTGAGCGGTACTTTCCCCAGTTTGGTGATGAGCCCATGTCTTTTGGCCCGTTCAGAATCTCCTGTgtaagtgacacacacacacacacatcacacacactcacattctcacacacatacacacacacacaccccttcattGTATTTACTGAGCGCCAGCCAGCCCATCCTCCAGCTATGCAGAGCCTCATATTAAAGGAGAGAGCTATTTTAAAGTGTCCTCTTTAGTCACAGTGTTCTACAGTGATGAACTTGTCCTCCAGAGACGGTGGAGCTCCATGTTCTGGGGTTAGTATGCTGTCCAGTATGGAAGGGCTAAGTGGGAACTACTTTGGCTGTGTTATTACATATGGAGTCTTTACTAGAGCCAGTCACTGTGGCTGTAGTATTCAGTAGTCATGTAAAGGGAACATGTACATTTGATACACACAGAGTCCAGTCAGCAGTCCTCAGTGTAACAGGCAGACagagggccagacaggactgtatAAAGAGGCAGACCGTGGCCTTTGACTAACTGAAGAGACTCcgagtgttctctgtgtgtcccaagccaatacacacagtcagaagTAGCTTCTGTAGAAAGGCTCATTGTAACAAGTAGACTAGGACTTAGTGTCTTGTTGTTTTACAATACAACATGTCAACTGATCTCCGCCACTATGGTTAGCTGGACTTCCTTATTTAAATAAccatacatatgtatgtatgtatgtatgtatgtatgtgtatatatgttttCTGAAGCATTGCTTTTTCAAACCTGTTACAGTTGGGTTTAATCCTCTGTTTCTCCTGGCAGGAATCAGAACAGCCCAGAACGGACTATTTCATCAGGACCCTGACAGTGGAGCATGAGAATGTGAGTTCTCTTTTCTTCCCCCACTAACATATAGAAACACAATGGCCTTTCAGTTTCATCATTCACATGACATCAATCCGCTCTTTCTGGAAACTCatttccctctccccttctctctcacgcCCTCTGTCTATCACTTCTTGctcctcgctctcactctctctccctccctttctgcgtgtctctctcccccttctcttcctctcccctcccctccctacagGAGACACGGAGGATAACCCAGTTCCATTACATCAACTGGCCAGACCATGACGTTCCCTCGTCCTTTGACTCCATCTTGGATATGATTGGTCTGATGAGAGAGTACCAGGAGCATGATGATGTACCCATCTGTATacactgcaggtacacacacatacactccgtGAAGCCGTCCATTTAAAGCTAGAAGCAATGGATAGAGAAGTGCGGAAACAATATCACAGGAGATAACTACCAAGTATGTGTGTATCTtcagaccgacacacacacacacactcacacacagctgcGGAGGTCTGTGGGGGCGACTGCAAACCACCAGCTCTTTCTATTCCCTTTGATTTCTGGTCCTCAATTAATTAACGTCAAGAAGTCCCTTCCAGGGccgtcattattattatcatcatcaggcTGATCGGAGCCACATGTATGTTCCTCTACTGGCCCTGGGGATTCACTGCTCACTACCGTGGGAGAATGTAGGGGGAGACGGGATGTTGTGGCCAGGGGGGCTTAAGGATGTTAAGTGTGtcaacataaactcagcaaaaaaagaaacgtcctctcactgtcaattgcatttattttcagcaaacttaaaatgtgtaaatatttgtatgaacataagattcaacaactgagacataaactgaacaagttccacagactccgactaacagaaattgagtaatgtgtccctgaacaaaggggggtcaaaatgaaaagtaacagtcagtatctggtgtggccaccagctgcattaagtactgcagtgcatctcctcctcatggactgcaccagatttgccagttcttgctgtgagatgttaccccactcttccaccaaggcacctgcaagttcctggccctaaccctcaccctccgatccaacaggtcccagacttgctcaatgggattgagacccACTGACATTCGTGTCTTGCAGGAAATGAcaaacagaacgagcagtatggctggtggcattgtcatgctggagggtcatgtcaggatgagcctgcaggaagggtaccacatgagggaggaggatgtcttccctgtaatgcacagcgttcaGATTGAGCTTGTTATCATTGCAGGCAGTCCGAtgctgctgtgacacaccgcccagaccatgacggaccctccacctccaaatcgatcccgctccagagtacaggcctcggtgtaacgctcattccttcgacgataaactccaatccgactatcacccctggtgagacaaaaccgcgactcatcagtgaagagcactttttaccagtcctgtctggtccagcgaaggtgggtttgtgcccgttGATGCCTGGTGAGGACCTGTCTTACAACAGGCCCACAAGccatcagtccagcctctctcagcctattgaggacagtctgagcactgatggagggattgtgcgttcctggtgtaactcgggcagttgttgttgccatcctgtacctgtcccgcagggtgatgttcggatgtacccgatcctgtgcaggtgttgttacacgtggtctgccactgcgaggatgatcagctgtccctcctgtctccctgtagtgctgtcttagacgtctgacagtacggacattgcaatttattgccctggccacatctgcagtcctcattcctccttgcagcatgtctaaggcatgttcacacatgagcagggaccctgggcatctttcttttggcgtttttcagagtcagtagaaaggcctctttagtgtcctaactgtgaccttaattgcctaccgtctgtaagcgtcttaacgaccgttccacaggtgcatgttcattaattgtttatggttcattgaacaagcatgggaaacagtgtttaaaccctttacaatgaagatctgtgaagttatttggattttttacgaattgtctttgaaagacaaggtcctgaaaaagggaagtttctttttgctgagtttatataccgTAGCTTAGAACATACACTCTCTGAATGTTAGTTCCAGCTGTAAATCCACCAAGCCTAATGGAAGCTGTGAGATGTAGTCTGTGTGTCTCTAGGCTGTGCATTCTGTTTCTGTCTGATTGTTGTTGTGTTTTGACAGTGCTGGCTGTGGGAGGACAGGCGCCATCTGTGCTATAGACTACACGTGGAACCTACTAAAGGCTGGGGTACGTAcaatagaaaacacacacacagtgttgcctttgctgtttcctggagCACAGATAGACCACTGAGTGTATTGTTCTTGTTGGTTTGTAGAAGATTCCAGAAGACTTCAACGTGTTCCGGCTGATTCAGGAGATGAGAACACAGAGGCAttctgctgttcagaccaaggtaatgaggcattctgctgttcagaccaaggtaatgtGGCTTCTGCTGTTCAGGCCAAGGTAATGAGGCAttctgctgttcagaccaaggtaatgaggcgtttctgctgttcagaccaaggtaatgaggcattctgctgttcagaccaaggtaatgaggcattctgctgttcagaccaaggtaatgaggcgttctgctgttcagaccaaggtaaCGAGGCAttctgctgttcagaccaaggtaatgagGCGCTCgctgttcagaccaaggtaatgagGCGTGCTGCgttcagaccaaggtaatgagGCGTTCTGCTGTTCAGGCCAAGGTAATGTggcgttctgctgttcagaccaaggtaatgtGGCGTTTCTGCTGTAGACCAAGGTAATGTAggcgttctgctgttcagaccaaggtaatgtaggcgttctgctgttcagaccaaggtaatgaggcgttctgctgttcagaccaaggtaatgagGCGTTCTGCTGTTAGACCAAGGTAATGAggcgttctgctgttcagaccaaggcaatgaggcgttctgctgttcagaccaaggta is a window from the Salmo salar unplaced genomic scaffold, Ssal_v3.1, whole genome shotgun sequence genome containing:
- the LOC123733188 gene encoding tyrosine-protein phosphatase non-receptor type 12, translating into MNNIFSLVVFFSLQRLRRLSTKYRTEKIYPTNVGEKEDNVKKNRYKDILPFDHTRVKLTLKTTNQDSDYINASFIKGMDGPEAYIATQGPLPNTVIDFWRMNWEYSVAVIVMACREFEMGRKKCERYFPQFGDEPMSFGPFRISCESEQPRTDYFIRTLTVEHENETRRITQFHYINWPDHDVPSSFDSILDMIGLMREYQEHDDVPICIHCSAGCGRTGAICAIDYTWNLLKAGKIPEDFNVFRLIQEMRTQRHSAVQTKVMRHSAVQTK